GTATAACAGGGGGTTAGCAGGGCTTTACCCCTGTTATACCCCTACTAACCCCCTGTTAACCCCCTGTAAATCCCCTGTTATTGGAGAAGTTGACAGCAGTCAATTGCTAACCTATATACTTGATAAAAATGCCTAATCGCCTGTGGTTAAAAGATAAGAACCAAGCGGAAGAGTGTTTTTAAATGTTTGTTGGTTTTTGGGAGAAGATTGGGTGGTGGCGCAATACAAAAAAAAGACCCTGGTCGTTAAGCTGAATGCTTTCTGTACCAGGGTCCAATATCTAGAATCTAAAACTCAAAGATTATTCTACTTCAAATAAATCGGAGATTGAAGAGTGTTGATTTACACTTGTGATTGCTTTTGCAAATAAATCAGCCGTTGATAATACTTTGATTTTGGTCGATTGTTTTGCTTTTTCTGGATCTAATTGAATGGTATCGGTTACGATCATTTCTGACAAGACCGAGTTTTCAATTGTTTCATATGCCTTTCCGGACAATACAGCATGTGTACAAACAGCTCTTACAGATTTTGCACCATTTTCCATGATCAGTGCTGCTGCTTTTGAAAGTGTACCAGCAGTATCACAGATATCATCGATTAAAACAACGTCCTGACCTGTTACGTCACCGATGATAGACATCGATTCGATTTCGTTTGCACGTTTACGACGTTTGTCACAGATAATAACTTCTGCATTGAAAAATTTAGCAAAGGTACGTGCTCTGTATGAACCACCCATATCTGGTGAAGCAATCGTTAGATTTGGAAGTTTTAACGATTTGATATAAGGAACAAAAATGATAGAACCATCCAAATGGTCAACAGGGATATCGAAAAAACCTT
The DNA window shown above is from Sphingobacterium thalpophilum and carries:
- a CDS encoding ribose-phosphate pyrophosphokinase; amino-acid sequence: MPLQFNTVKLFAGSGTTELAEKIAQSYGKPLGDKTLSRFSDGEIQPFYNESVRGSDVFIIQSTNQPTDNLFELLLMTDAAKRASAHYITAVVPYFGFARQDRKDKPRVAIGAKMIANLLTAAGIHRIMTMDLHAAQIQGFFDIPVDHLDGSIIFVPYIKSLKLPNLTIASPDMGGSYRARTFAKFFNAEVIICDKRRKRANEIESMSIIGDVTGQDVVLIDDICDTAGTLSKAAALIMENGAKSVRAVCTHAVLSGKAYETIENSVLSEMIVTDTIQLDPEKAKQSTKIKVLSTADLFAKAITSVNQHSSISDLFEVE